In a genomic window of Methylobacter sp. YRD-M1:
- the metG gene encoding methionine--tRNA ligase: protein MSDRKILVTSALPYANGPIHLGHLVEYIQTDIWVRFQKQRGNQCHYVCADDTHGTPIMLRADREGITPEELIARIGKEHLADFTEFGVAFDNYHSTHSDENKTFSSLIYTRLRDGGHISSRTITQAYDPVKNMFLPDRFIKGECPKCGAPDQYGDSCEACGATYSPTELKNAVSAVSGAKPVEKDSVHYFFNLGDFAGLLRHWTKSGHLQPEVANKLDEWLEAGLQQWDISRDAPYFGFEIPDAPGKYFYVWLDAPIGYMASFKNLCERQGIDFDAFWSKDSDAELYHFIGKDIIYFHALFWPAMLSGAGFRTPSAIFAHGFLTVNGEKMSKSRGTFIKARTYLDHLNPEYLRYYFAAKLSAGVDDIDLNFDDFSQRVNSDLVGKVVNIASRCSGFIKKRFDNRLSAHCSEPALFAEFVKAHAQIAEFYEAREFAKAMREIMALADKANQYIDEKKPWLIAKEEGKDAELHEVCSMGINLFRMLAAYLKPVIPALASEAEQFLNIASQAWPADAQPLTDHAINDFNPLMTRVEPDKIAAIVEASKESLEKTAEAPKACTCEPIADTIEFDDFAKVDLRIARIVKADHVEGAEKLLQLTVDIGDETRNIFAGIKSAYAPEDLEGKLTVVVANLAPRKMRFGVSEGMVLAAGPGGKDIWVLHPDAGAQPGMRVK from the coding sequence ATGTCGGATAGAAAAATTCTCGTCACCAGCGCTTTACCCTACGCCAACGGCCCTATTCATCTTGGACATCTGGTTGAATACATTCAAACGGATATTTGGGTACGTTTTCAGAAACAACGCGGCAATCAGTGTCATTACGTCTGCGCGGACGACACGCACGGCACGCCGATCATGCTGAGAGCCGACCGCGAAGGCATCACGCCGGAAGAACTGATCGCCCGGATCGGCAAAGAACACCTGGCCGACTTTACCGAATTCGGCGTCGCTTTCGACAATTATCACAGCACCCATTCCGACGAGAACAAGACTTTTTCATCGCTGATCTACACGCGCCTTCGCGACGGCGGCCATATCAGCTCGCGCACGATCACGCAGGCGTATGACCCGGTCAAAAACATGTTCCTGCCCGACCGTTTCATCAAAGGCGAATGCCCCAAATGCGGCGCGCCCGATCAATACGGCGACAGCTGCGAGGCCTGCGGCGCAACCTATTCGCCGACCGAATTGAAAAACGCTGTTTCCGCCGTTTCCGGCGCGAAACCGGTGGAAAAGGATTCTGTCCATTACTTTTTCAATCTCGGCGATTTCGCCGGGCTGCTTCGGCACTGGACCAAATCCGGGCATTTGCAGCCGGAAGTCGCCAACAAGCTCGACGAGTGGCTGGAAGCCGGCCTGCAGCAATGGGATATTTCGCGCGACGCGCCCTATTTCGGCTTCGAGATTCCGGACGCGCCGGGCAAGTATTTTTACGTCTGGCTCGATGCGCCTATCGGCTACATGGCCAGCTTCAAGAACCTGTGCGAGAGGCAGGGCATCGACTTCGATGCCTTCTGGAGCAAGGACAGCGACGCCGAGCTGTACCATTTCATCGGCAAGGACATCATTTACTTCCATGCCCTGTTCTGGCCTGCCATGCTGAGCGGCGCCGGCTTCAGGACGCCCAGCGCCATTTTCGCGCACGGCTTTTTAACCGTGAACGGCGAGAAAATGTCCAAATCGCGCGGCACGTTCATCAAAGCCAGAACCTATCTGGATCATCTGAATCCCGAATACCTGCGCTATTATTTCGCCGCCAAGCTGAGCGCCGGCGTCGACGACATCGACCTGAACTTCGACGATTTCAGCCAGCGCGTGAATTCCGACCTGGTCGGCAAGGTCGTCAACATCGCCAGCCGCTGCAGCGGTTTCATCAAGAAACGCTTTGACAACAGGCTGTCCGCGCACTGCTCGGAACCGGCCCTGTTCGCCGAATTCGTCAAAGCCCATGCGCAAATCGCCGAGTTTTACGAAGCGCGTGAATTCGCCAAGGCCATGCGCGAAATCATGGCGCTGGCTGACAAAGCCAACCAGTACATCGACGAGAAAAAGCCCTGGCTGATCGCCAAGGAAGAAGGCAAAGACGCTGAGCTGCATGAGGTCTGCTCGATGGGCATCAACCTGTTCCGCATGCTGGCCGCTTATCTGAAACCGGTCATCCCGGCGCTGGCATCCGAAGCCGAGCAGTTCCTGAACATCGCCTCGCAAGCCTGGCCGGCCGATGCGCAGCCGTTGACAGACCATGCCATCAACGACTTCAATCCGCTCATGACGCGTGTGGAGCCAGATAAGATTGCTGCTATCGTTGAAGCCTCCAAGGAGAGCCTGGAGAAAACAGCCGAAGCGCCCAAAGCCTGTACCTGCGAGCCGATCGCCGACACGATCGAGTTCGACGATTTCGCCAAAGTGGATCTTCGCATTGCGCGCATTGTCAAAGCCGACCATGTGGAAGGGGCCGAAAAACTGCTGCAATTGACCGTCGATATCGGCGATGAAACGCGCAATATCTTCGCGGGCATCAAATCGGCCTATGCGCCGGAAGACCTGGAAGGCAAGCTGACAGTCGTTGTCGCCAACCTGGCCCCGCGCAAGATGCGTTTCGGCGTCTCGGAAGGCATGGTGCTGGCGGCAGGCCCTGGCGGCAAAGACATATGGGTGCTGCACCCTGACGCAGGCGCTCAGCCGGGCATGCGCGTTAAATAA
- the apbC gene encoding iron-sulfur cluster carrier protein ApbC, translating to MSSIERADVEKLLSTYIDSNNGADLVSAKTVKAIAIDGANVSVKLELGYPARSYIDELKAGVERHLRALAGIGNVTVDVSVKIIAHAVQQALKPLPNVKNIIAVASGKGGVGKSTTAVNLALALAAEGAQVGILDADIYGPSIPTMLGLSGYPASEDGKTMMPKVSYGVQTNSIGYLVDADQPMIWRGPMVTNALQQLLKDTNWDNLDYLIIDLPPGTGDIQLTLAQQIPVSGAIIVTTPQDIALIDAQRGLGMFEKVNVPVLGVVENMSIHICSNCGHEEAIFGEGGGAAMAERNRVDFLGSLPLDITIRKFADCGRPTVAADPDGRPAQIYREIARKAAAKLALKAKDFSSKFPNIVVQNT from the coding sequence ATGTCAAGCATCGAAAGGGCTGATGTAGAAAAATTGCTGAGCACGTATATCGATTCGAACAATGGCGCCGATCTGGTTTCTGCAAAAACAGTCAAGGCGATCGCAATCGATGGAGCCAACGTCAGCGTTAAACTGGAACTGGGCTATCCTGCCAGAAGCTATATCGACGAACTTAAGGCAGGCGTCGAACGGCACCTGAGAGCACTGGCCGGCATAGGCAACGTGACCGTCGATGTTTCGGTGAAAATCATAGCGCATGCCGTGCAGCAGGCGTTGAAGCCGTTGCCCAATGTCAAGAATATCATTGCCGTCGCTTCAGGCAAAGGCGGGGTCGGCAAATCCACGACCGCAGTCAATCTGGCGCTGGCGCTGGCGGCTGAAGGCGCGCAGGTCGGCATTCTCGATGCCGATATTTATGGCCCCAGCATTCCGACCATGCTGGGACTGTCCGGCTATCCGGCCAGCGAGGACGGCAAGACCATGATGCCGAAAGTCTCATACGGCGTGCAGACCAATTCCATCGGCTATCTGGTTGACGCCGACCAGCCGATGATCTGGCGCGGACCGATGGTGACCAATGCCCTGCAGCAATTGCTGAAGGACACCAACTGGGACAACCTTGACTACCTGATTATCGACCTGCCGCCCGGCACCGGCGATATCCAGCTGACCCTGGCGCAGCAGATTCCGGTCAGCGGCGCGATCATCGTCACGACGCCGCAGGATATCGCCCTGATCGACGCCCAGCGTGGCCTCGGCATGTTCGAGAAAGTCAATGTGCCGGTGCTGGGGGTCGTTGAAAACATGAGCATCCACATTTGCAGCAACTGCGGCCATGAAGAAGCCATTTTCGGCGAGGGCGGCGGTGCGGCCATGGCCGAAAGAAACAGGGTCGACTTTCTGGGCTCGCTGCCGCTGGATATCACTATCCGTAAGTTCGCCGATTGCGGCCGGCCGACGGTCGCGGCCGATCCCGACGGACGCCCGGCGCAGATCTACAGGGAAATCGCCCGCAAGGCCGCGGCCAAGCTGGCGCTGAAAGCCAAGGATTTCAGCAGTAAGTTCCCTAACATTGTCGTGCAGAATACTTGA
- the dcd gene encoding dCTP deaminase, with the protein MSIKSDKWIRRMAEEHGMIEPFERGQVRNAEQGRVISYGTSSYGYDVRCSDEFKIFTNINSAIVDPKNFDSNSFVDVKSDVCIIPPNSFALARTVEYFRIPRDVLTICLGKSTYARCGIIVNVTPLEPEWEGHVTLEFSNTTPLPAKIYANEGVAQMLFIGSDEVCETSYKDRGGKYQGQTGVTLPKT; encoded by the coding sequence ATGAGCATTAAGTCGGACAAGTGGATACGCCGCATGGCGGAAGAGCACGGCATGATCGAGCCGTTTGAACGCGGTCAGGTCAGAAATGCGGAGCAGGGGCGCGTCATTTCCTACGGCACATCCAGTTATGGCTATGATGTCCGGTGTTCTGATGAATTCAAGATTTTCACGAATATCAATTCGGCCATCGTCGATCCGAAAAACTTCGATTCGAACAGTTTCGTCGATGTGAAGTCCGATGTCTGCATTATCCCGCCGAACTCATTTGCGCTGGCGCGCACGGTCGAGTATTTCCGTATTCCACGCGACGTCTTGACAATCTGCCTGGGCAAGTCGACTTATGCGCGTTGCGGCATTATCGTCAACGTCACGCCGCTGGAACCGGAATGGGAAGGTCATGTGACGCTGGAGTTTTCCAATACCACGCCGCTGCCGGCCAAAATCTATGCCAATGAAGGCGTCGCGCAAATGCTGTTCATCGGCAGCGATGAAGTATGCGAAACCTCTTACAAGGACAGGGGCGGCAAGTATCAAGGACAGACTGGCGTTACCTTGCCGAAAACTTAA
- a CDS encoding YcgL domain-containing protein translates to MQCFIYKSLKKEDLYLYIDKKDDFSKVPEMLFNSFGKMAFVMDLELTPERKLARENAGKIIASLKEKGFFVQMPPIKVEAPLKVQ, encoded by the coding sequence ATGCAGTGTTTCATTTATAAAAGCCTCAAAAAAGAAGACCTTTATCTGTATATCGATAAAAAAGACGATTTCTCGAAAGTGCCGGAAATGCTGTTCAACAGCTTCGGAAAAATGGCCTTTGTCATGGATCTCGAACTGACGCCGGAACGCAAGCTGGCCAGGGAAAATGCCGGCAAAATCATAGCCAGCCTTAAGGAAAAAGGTTTCTTCGTGCAAATGCCGCCTATCAAGGTAGAGGCGCCGTTAAAAGTCCAGTAA
- a CDS encoding CPBP family intramembrane glutamic endopeptidase, protein MAKTSFNPDIFYKQACYFEASLIIVAVILGWIAGIDPFENLRFSESAIAYGILGTLPLFIMFAALEQLQIDSLAHIRRLLVETLGPGLHRYHWADVFMLAAIAGVSEEILFRGVVQPWIESSWGMTAGLIGSNIIFGLVHAVTPLYALLAALVGLYLGWSLDYGGDRNLLTPIIIHGLYDFLAFMALIRAYKARQ, encoded by the coding sequence ATGGCTAAAACCTCTTTCAATCCCGATATCTTCTACAAACAAGCCTGTTACTTTGAAGCGTCGCTGATCATAGTCGCGGTTATTCTGGGCTGGATTGCCGGTATCGATCCTTTTGAAAACCTGCGCTTTTCAGAAAGCGCGATCGCTTACGGCATATTGGGAACGCTGCCGTTATTCATTATGTTTGCGGCACTGGAACAGTTGCAGATAGATTCTCTGGCGCACATCAGAAGATTGTTGGTTGAAACGTTGGGTCCCGGTTTGCACCGTTATCACTGGGCCGATGTGTTTATGCTGGCGGCGATTGCCGGCGTATCCGAAGAGATTTTGTTCCGCGGCGTCGTTCAGCCCTGGATAGAGTCGTCATGGGGCATGACCGCGGGGCTGATCGGCAGCAATATTATTTTCGGGCTGGTGCATGCTGTGACGCCGCTTTATGCGCTGCTGGCGGCGCTGGTGGGGCTTTATCTGGGCTGGTCTCTCGATTACGGCGGCGACAGAAACCTGTTGACGCCGATCATCATTCACGGACTCTACGATTTTCTGGCTTTTATGGCGCTGATTCGCGCGTATAAGGCGCGTCAATAG